One Streptomyces hundungensis DNA segment encodes these proteins:
- the chrA gene encoding chromate efflux transporter, protein MGDGPEQQGQEQRQEQQEQEQHRLTVKVGLVTIAREWGRIGCVGFGGPPTHIALLRQLCVERRGWIAAAEFEDAVAVTNLLPGPASTQLAIFTARRLRGPVGALVGGFCFIVPGLVLILVLAALFLAGSPPLWVRGAAAGAGAAVAAVAVRAAVALVPASWQRAGVASARARWLVYVCGGAVAALAGPWLVLALIAAGCVESAIRTRSAAEPDGATVRAWPLPLVLATGPAAAGGLLALAWVAFKVGALSYGGGFVIIPLMQADAVDQHHWMTDGQFLNAVALGQITPGPVVQTVAVVGYAAGGIPGGLVAAAVAFAPSFLFVIFGGPHFDKIRANDRVQGFFRGAGPAVIGAIAGSAIPLALALQHAWQFAVLGGAAMWLVAPRRGVVSTLLVAAALGMVAAAAGWPT, encoded by the coding sequence ATGGGTGACGGGCCGGAGCAGCAGGGACAGGAGCAGAGGCAGGAGCAACAGGAGCAGGAGCAGCACCGGCTGACGGTGAAGGTCGGGCTGGTCACGATCGCCCGCGAGTGGGGCAGGATCGGATGCGTCGGCTTCGGCGGCCCGCCCACTCACATTGCTCTGCTACGACAGCTGTGTGTCGAGCGGCGCGGCTGGATAGCCGCCGCCGAGTTCGAGGATGCCGTCGCCGTCACCAACCTGCTGCCCGGCCCGGCTTCGACGCAGTTGGCGATCTTCACGGCCCGGCGGTTGCGTGGCCCGGTCGGCGCCTTGGTGGGCGGGTTCTGCTTCATCGTCCCCGGCCTCGTCCTCATCCTCGTCCTGGCGGCGCTCTTCCTCGCCGGCAGCCCGCCGTTGTGGGTGCGCGGCGCCGCCGCCGGAGCCGGAGCGGCGGTGGCCGCGGTCGCCGTGCGGGCCGCCGTCGCGCTGGTCCCCGCCAGTTGGCAGCGCGCCGGTGTGGCCTCGGCCCGGGCCCGCTGGCTCGTCTACGTCTGCGGCGGGGCCGTGGCCGCACTCGCCGGGCCGTGGCTGGTGCTCGCACTGATCGCCGCGGGGTGCGTCGAGAGCGCCATCCGTACTCGTTCCGCGGCCGAGCCGGACGGCGCCACGGTGAGGGCCTGGCCACTGCCACTCGTCCTGGCCACCGGCCCGGCCGCCGCCGGGGGTCTGCTCGCGTTGGCCTGGGTCGCGTTCAAGGTCGGGGCCCTGTCCTACGGGGGCGGTTTCGTCATCATCCCGCTCATGCAGGCCGATGCCGTGGACCAGCATCACTGGATGACCGACGGCCAGTTCCTCAACGCGGTCGCCCTCGGCCAGATCACCCCGGGCCCTGTGGTCCAAACGGTCGCCGTCGTCGGCTATGCCGCCGGCGGGATCCCCGGTGGCCTAGTGGCCGCAGCCGTCGCGTTCGCCCCCTCGTTCCTGTTCGTGATCTTCGGCGGACCGCACTTCGACAAGATCCGCGCGAACGACCGGGTACAGGGCTTCTTCAGGGGCGCCGGCCCTGCGGTGATCGGCGCCATCGCGGGCTCGGCGATCCCACTGGCGCTCGCCCTCCAGCACGCCTGGCAGTTCGCGGTGCTGGGCGGGGCCGCGATGTGGCTCGTCGCCCCGCGACGCGGCGTAGTGAGCACCCTGCTCGTGGCGGCCGCGCTCGGCATGGTCGCCGCGGCGGCAGGGTGGCCGACCTGA
- a CDS encoding winged helix-turn-helix transcriptional regulator — protein sequence MGEGAQLTQAESGAEYEVFHTDCPARDVVDHVTSKWGVWVLISLRSNDLRFHALRDSIQGISEKMLAQTLRALVQDGLVWREVEPTTPPQVTYGLSEFGQDVAEPLTDLFDRITRRLPARSAV from the coding sequence ATGGGGGAAGGCGCGCAGCTCACACAGGCCGAGTCGGGCGCGGAGTATGAGGTGTTTCACACCGACTGCCCCGCGCGTGACGTGGTCGACCATGTGACCAGCAAGTGGGGTGTCTGGGTCCTGATCTCCTTGCGGAGCAACGACCTTCGGTTTCACGCGCTGCGCGACAGCATCCAGGGCATCAGCGAGAAGATGCTCGCCCAGACGCTGCGCGCGCTGGTCCAGGACGGCCTGGTCTGGCGGGAGGTCGAGCCGACCACTCCGCCCCAAGTGACCTATGGGCTCAGCGAGTTCGGGCAGGACGTCGCCGAGCCACTGACGGACTTGTTCGACCGGATAACGCGGCGGCTACCGGCGCGCAGCGCCGTGTAG
- a CDS encoding SDR family oxidoreductase translates to MIVVTGATGNVGRPLTQALAEAGEQVTAVSRRAAGMPDGVRHVAADLAEPASLKLVLDGAKALFLLLSGDFHAADARPVDIIDLAASSGVRRVVLLSSQGVATRPLGPSRVAMRAVEDALRGSGLDWATLRPGGFASNALAWAESVRTQGTVAAPFGDVGVPIVDPQDIAEVAAACLLDDRHSGGVFELTGPQVITPRQQTAAIAAALGSPVRFHELTRDEARATMTRFVPAELADDTLDIIAAPNPAELRISPDVERVLGRTPHPFTDWVARNIAAFG, encoded by the coding sequence ATGATCGTGGTGACCGGGGCCACCGGAAACGTGGGCCGACCTTTGACGCAGGCGCTGGCCGAGGCGGGCGAGCAGGTGACGGCGGTGTCGAGGCGCGCGGCGGGGATGCCGGACGGAGTCCGCCATGTGGCGGCCGATTTGGCCGAACCGGCCTCCCTCAAGCTCGTGTTGGACGGAGCGAAGGCGCTCTTCCTCCTGCTCTCCGGCGACTTCCACGCCGCCGACGCGCGGCCGGTCGACATCATCGACCTGGCCGCGTCCAGCGGGGTCCGCCGGGTCGTCCTGCTGTCTTCGCAGGGCGTGGCGACCAGGCCGCTCGGCCCTTCACGGGTCGCGATGCGCGCGGTGGAGGACGCGTTGCGAGGGTCCGGCCTGGACTGGGCGACCCTGCGCCCGGGCGGCTTCGCCTCCAACGCCCTGGCCTGGGCGGAGTCCGTCCGTACGCAAGGGACGGTCGCCGCGCCCTTCGGTGACGTCGGGGTACCGATCGTCGACCCGCAGGACATCGCCGAGGTCGCGGCCGCCTGCCTGCTGGACGACCGGCACAGCGGCGGGGTCTTCGAACTGACCGGGCCGCAGGTGATCACCCCGCGTCAGCAGACGGCGGCCATCGCCGCCGCGCTCGGCTCACCGGTACGGTTCCACGAACTCACCCGCGATGAGGCCAGGGCCACGATGACCCGGTTCGTCCCGGCGGAGCTCGCCGACGACACCCTGGACATCATCGCCGCCCCGAACCCCGCCGAACTGCGGATCAGCCCCGATGTGGAACGAGTGCTCGGCCGCACCCCCCACCCCTTCACCGACTGGGTCGCCCGCAACATCGCCGCTTTCGGCTAA
- a CDS encoding SDR family NAD(P)-dependent oxidoreductase gives MSSTTHRQALVVGASRGLGLVLTRELTRRGWRVIATARQEDGELRAMQSASTGQLEIESLEMTDLDQLGGLRERLEERWLVAGQGLDLLFVNAAIDRGEVPIDQVPTDMFTEVMVTNALSPLRVLEVLRTLVAPGGTVAVMSSEQGSITRNMEDGYDLYKASKAALNQLMRSYATRHADDGHTKLLMDPGHNRTRLGGPDAPLSPEDSIPEVADVLEKQAGARGLQFLDRHGETVPW, from the coding sequence GTGTCATCAACTACCCACCGCCAGGCCCTTGTTGTCGGAGCGTCTCGGGGGTTAGGTCTCGTGCTCACCCGCGAGCTCACGCGACGCGGCTGGCGGGTCATCGCCACGGCACGGCAAGAAGACGGCGAACTGCGAGCGATGCAGAGCGCCTCGACCGGACAGCTGGAGATCGAGTCATTGGAGATGACCGATCTCGATCAACTGGGCGGCCTGCGCGAGCGCTTGGAAGAGCGGTGGCTCGTCGCAGGCCAAGGGCTCGATCTGCTCTTCGTCAACGCCGCGATCGACCGCGGCGAAGTGCCCATCGACCAAGTCCCGACCGACATGTTCACGGAGGTGATGGTCACCAACGCGTTGAGTCCGCTGCGCGTCCTGGAGGTACTGCGCACACTCGTCGCGCCGGGCGGAACCGTCGCGGTGATGTCATCCGAGCAGGGCAGCATCACGCGCAACATGGAGGACGGGTATGACCTCTACAAGGCCAGCAAGGCAGCGCTCAACCAACTGATGCGCAGCTACGCCACCCGGCATGCCGATGACGGACACACCAAGCTGCTCATGGACCCCGGCCACAACCGAACCCGCCTCGGCGGACCGGACGCCCCCCTTAGCCCGGAAGACAGCATCCCGGAGGTCGCCGACGTCCTCGAGAAGCAGGCCGGGGCGCGTGGCCTGCAATTCCTGGATCGCCATGGTGAGACCGTCCCTTGGTGA
- a CDS encoding TetR/AcrR family transcriptional regulator — protein MPATSSQPRRQRSGNRRDEAARLAVLHAADDLLAEHGFGGLTIEAIARRAGVAKQTIYRWWPSKVEILLDALVEDSDKRFPVPTAEPTAASIRDYLYAFANFLATDPAGKILLALIAEAQHHADTAERLHKRYLDPRRAQERELLARAVSAGEVSPALDPDTAMDALVGPIVYRALTGAPLPRELADTLVRDLLKPRSTRQQPEAG, from the coding sequence ATGCCCGCTACCAGCTCTCAACCCCGTCGGCAGCGCTCCGGCAACCGGCGCGACGAGGCTGCGCGCCTGGCGGTGCTGCACGCCGCGGACGATCTGCTCGCCGAGCACGGCTTCGGCGGACTGACCATCGAAGCCATCGCGCGTCGTGCCGGCGTCGCCAAGCAGACGATCTACCGTTGGTGGCCCTCGAAGGTCGAGATCCTGCTCGACGCACTCGTCGAGGACAGCGACAAACGGTTCCCGGTACCGACGGCGGAGCCCACGGCCGCGAGCATCCGTGACTACCTGTACGCCTTCGCGAACTTCCTCGCCACCGACCCCGCGGGCAAGATCCTGCTCGCGCTGATCGCCGAGGCCCAGCACCACGCCGATACCGCGGAACGTCTCCACAAGCGCTATCTCGACCCGCGCCGCGCCCAGGAACGCGAGTTGCTCGCCCGCGCCGTCAGCGCCGGCGAGGTGTCCCCCGCCCTCGACCCCGACACCGCGATGGACGCCCTCGTCGGCCCGATCGTCTATCGCGCCCTGACGGGGGCACCCCTGCCCCGAGAGTTGGCGGACACCCTCGTCCGGGATCTGCTCAAGCCTCGCTCGACGCGACAGCAGCCCGAGGCCGGCTGA
- a CDS encoding GNAT family N-acetyltransferase codes for MSVRRWVPQCLDLVRCYVIKLGMTSFWTGKRVRLRAIEPDDWSAFRRFAEDEEGLGDLLNPPRSAVVGAVGSHDADPRAGWFEYGVTMGAVHRRKGYASEAAVTSIVGVDALLRTVPPLTDVAPHTAEVSRPTDGIRDRGWRRAWTAGWQSCSTAPMSLAVDVFVVETDGELHVLDVPEGSCDLAGFERWRTAVWGSDVVRSLGARFFPVLADDDLKVEPGEVPAFLQECALLREHLETVVTSTVRTRTLEEHRHVVSCRLANIEDAARRAQSVDGGVLIW; via the coding sequence ATGAGCGTGCGCCGATGGGTTCCTCAATGCCTGGACCTCGTGCGCTGCTACGTGATCAAGTTGGGGATGACATCGTTCTGGACCGGCAAACGGGTCCGCCTGCGCGCCATCGAACCCGACGACTGGAGCGCGTTCAGGCGCTTCGCCGAGGACGAGGAGGGCTTGGGCGACCTGCTGAATCCGCCACGTTCCGCCGTAGTCGGCGCTGTCGGATCGCACGACGCTGATCCCCGTGCTGGTTGGTTCGAGTACGGCGTCACGATGGGCGCTGTGCACCGGCGAAAAGGCTATGCGTCCGAAGCCGCGGTTACCTCGATTGTCGGCGTAGACGCGCTTCTCCGTACCGTCCCGCCCTTGACCGACGTTGCGCCGCACACTGCGGAAGTCAGCCGCCCGACCGACGGGATACGTGACAGAGGATGGAGGCGCGCGTGGACCGCTGGTTGGCAGTCGTGTTCCACTGCGCCCATGAGTCTGGCGGTAGATGTCTTCGTGGTCGAAACGGATGGCGAGTTGCACGTCCTGGACGTCCCGGAAGGGTCCTGCGACCTAGCTGGCTTCGAGCGTTGGCGTACGGCGGTGTGGGGCTCGGACGTCGTCCGTTCACTGGGCGCACGATTCTTCCCCGTGCTGGCCGACGACGATCTGAAGGTTGAGCCCGGCGAGGTGCCTGCATTTCTCCAGGAGTGTGCTCTGCTCCGAGAACACCTGGAGACCGTCGTCACTAGCACCGTGCGGACACGGACCCTGGAGGAACACCGGCACGTAGTCTCTTGCCGGTTGGCGAACATCGAGGACGCCGCGCGCCGCGCGCAGAGCGTAGATGGCGGTGTCCTCATCTGGTGA
- a CDS encoding RICIN domain-containing protein gives MPGTRRSPALTSVVTSVTALAVAAGLAILPQALDLGAKTKPVVDADPWADSGSAGQLRMDQCLMADVLRLGGPAMAQTAQDGLNLPADKLHVLADRQFWQQTPLATAYQKDREAGDQQLKDLHTAEQQFHFGGLLNPPGTHDIGDDHLSFYDQLGLTKWINDQWWRSEFDFYNDPTPTMDVPTRQAVEALGGPRYTMWSTDGDGNYDERKAFYWMGSVSKFNGDFGADDGRIFLASGGFPRTAPQPGSPEYRIAVEDVKSRFASCAWRNPLDPNQVLTGITGTAASEWQQEIAAEAPQRNQILNASKDASTALISGSKALGTLLGHSEVADHMARWQDYWAPGGAGWLKDSTTVIQVHAAQGKCLDVEGGSSANGASVQLWPCNGSSAQNWRITADGSQLELRNASGPGTNLAAKCLDVAGGKTDDRTAIQLYTCNGTPAQKWEMNLRATTPLKNVGSGKCLDLNTFDNGKDSWLWRCNGTASQQFDVKATQLDFRDQPVKADFDTAKKLTATAQTGAKQQLDILRGQLAVAQKAAASSDAAMQTSYTIADASGAPRGRGLLVGQQKDQVTKGTLAALQAMVKAGETAEAATRASAGDSQTIAQRALAQAAQVQTEFRKKAAETAELQAKAAADAAKIHRDNAKKDKETAEAKLADTVKAEAKAKAAAADAHAKRLAAEAESATAKAEKETAIAKQADAAQHRQNAQTEAGKAKDAKDKAEAAESTAVEKKNSAVTARDNAKAKRDDAWDAQQKSDAARAKADAKDAYAHAHESDDQAKASRAAADEAARQADAAETAASNARSEADAASQAAADADAAATRAEAAAKRARSDADGAQAAKLVADAAVTTATSAEADAVAASQHASAEASAAVALADDAEEKAKTAKSEADAASKEVPKAVEAAAKAAGFAHVTAQAAEDAGNAAAQVAKPANDAIQLGSPYVTTDSAAGLVVLTGQASKTIAEQQKAVADAHAKNAKEEAAAAQALADQAQADTKEAYQHAANAARYAADARGYATEALGYASDAATAASKAANSLARTVEYDRQATEDAAAANTAAGTAESYAKEARTAADQAALDATAAHAAADKATQDAKDARAAADRANTAATQAEQAAKDADKFAKEAQDAADHTSQTNANKEVAQGSGTGIPGVFAVPDESTVKIVSSRQIGKCPGMPEAAFQGCDATYDLVVTYQADVYVCTDAQAQATPSGCPKTAWEFIQRATLENVRIDGWTHHFSGKDIVRAGWQNIFGDVPGAVLFSFFAEDLMDCWHGSAKACALSIAIWVPLDGALAPLARAITAVDASIKTGIGFTDAWRALRSLPLSEEALAGLTSKSFKNLREFCTKGKVPTAKGLLRTSAKIAQAGDSPCTEYANDYGTGSHGIMGNINGKGVIDLIVLAEEGKTPGGAAMIDELMGKIDYSGAEGMGGTWLGGGEMKDNLDSFNAGIQSLMLTPEEAARRTFTGKMASKYGFNGRVEFIKLEGTPGEYTKVEVVFHR, from the coding sequence ATGCCTGGAACGCGAAGATCCCCTGCTCTGACCTCGGTCGTAACCTCGGTTACCGCGCTGGCAGTTGCAGCCGGGTTGGCGATTCTGCCGCAGGCCCTGGACCTCGGCGCGAAGACCAAACCCGTCGTCGACGCCGATCCATGGGCAGACAGCGGCAGCGCTGGACAGCTTCGGATGGACCAGTGCCTGATGGCGGATGTGCTGCGGTTGGGCGGCCCGGCGATGGCTCAGACCGCCCAGGACGGTCTCAACCTGCCGGCCGACAAGCTGCACGTCCTCGCCGACCGACAGTTCTGGCAGCAGACACCCCTCGCAACTGCGTATCAGAAGGACCGTGAGGCAGGGGACCAGCAACTAAAGGATCTCCACACCGCAGAGCAGCAGTTCCACTTCGGCGGGCTCCTGAACCCACCCGGAACCCACGACATCGGTGACGACCACCTGAGCTTCTATGACCAGCTCGGTCTGACGAAGTGGATCAACGACCAGTGGTGGAGGAGTGAGTTCGACTTTTACAACGACCCCACCCCCACGATGGATGTGCCGACACGTCAGGCTGTCGAGGCTCTGGGCGGGCCGCGGTACACGATGTGGAGCACGGATGGTGACGGGAACTACGACGAGCGCAAAGCGTTTTACTGGATGGGTTCGGTCTCGAAGTTCAACGGCGATTTCGGAGCGGACGACGGGCGGATCTTCCTTGCCTCGGGAGGATTCCCGCGCACGGCGCCCCAGCCGGGTAGCCCGGAGTACCGCATAGCTGTTGAGGACGTGAAGTCCCGTTTCGCATCATGCGCGTGGCGGAACCCGCTGGATCCGAATCAGGTACTCACCGGCATCACGGGTACAGCCGCTTCGGAGTGGCAGCAGGAGATCGCTGCCGAGGCCCCGCAGCGCAACCAGATCCTGAACGCGAGCAAGGACGCAAGCACGGCACTGATCTCCGGCTCCAAGGCGTTGGGGACGCTGCTCGGCCATTCCGAGGTCGCCGACCACATGGCCCGTTGGCAGGACTACTGGGCGCCGGGCGGTGCGGGGTGGCTCAAGGACTCCACCACCGTGATCCAGGTGCACGCGGCGCAAGGCAAGTGCCTGGACGTCGAAGGGGGCAGTTCGGCCAACGGAGCTTCCGTCCAACTCTGGCCGTGCAACGGATCCTCCGCTCAGAACTGGAGGATCACCGCCGACGGCTCACAGCTCGAGCTGCGCAATGCCAGCGGCCCCGGCACCAATCTCGCGGCCAAGTGCCTTGATGTGGCGGGTGGCAAGACGGACGACCGCACAGCAATCCAGCTCTATACGTGTAACGGCACGCCCGCCCAGAAATGGGAGATGAACCTGCGGGCCACCACGCCGCTGAAGAATGTCGGCTCGGGCAAGTGCCTGGACCTGAACACCTTCGACAACGGCAAGGACTCGTGGCTGTGGCGGTGCAACGGCACCGCGTCACAGCAGTTCGACGTCAAGGCTACCCAGCTGGACTTCCGTGACCAGCCAGTCAAGGCCGACTTCGACACAGCCAAGAAGCTCACCGCGACTGCCCAGACGGGGGCGAAGCAGCAGCTCGACATCCTTAGGGGGCAGCTCGCCGTAGCGCAGAAGGCTGCCGCGTCCTCGGACGCGGCGATGCAGACTTCCTACACCATTGCGGATGCCTCAGGTGCTCCGCGTGGCCGTGGTCTGTTGGTGGGTCAGCAGAAGGATCAGGTCACCAAGGGCACGCTGGCCGCTCTCCAGGCGATGGTGAAGGCCGGTGAAACGGCCGAGGCCGCCACCCGGGCGTCTGCGGGGGACAGTCAGACCATTGCGCAGCGCGCGCTGGCGCAGGCTGCGCAGGTGCAGACCGAGTTCCGCAAGAAGGCCGCGGAGACGGCCGAGTTGCAGGCCAAGGCCGCAGCGGATGCGGCGAAGATCCACCGCGACAACGCCAAGAAGGACAAAGAGACGGCGGAGGCAAAGCTCGCCGACACGGTGAAAGCGGAGGCCAAGGCCAAGGCGGCCGCCGCCGACGCGCACGCGAAGCGGCTGGCCGCCGAGGCCGAGTCGGCGACAGCGAAGGCGGAGAAGGAAACAGCCATCGCCAAGCAAGCCGATGCCGCCCAGCACCGGCAGAACGCCCAGACCGAGGCGGGCAAGGCCAAGGACGCCAAGGACAAGGCAGAAGCCGCCGAATCCACCGCAGTCGAGAAGAAGAACAGCGCCGTCACCGCACGCGACAATGCCAAGGCCAAGCGAGACGACGCCTGGGACGCCCAACAGAAGTCCGACGCGGCCCGAGCCAAGGCAGACGCGAAGGATGCGTACGCCCACGCGCACGAATCCGATGACCAGGCCAAGGCGTCCAGAGCTGCGGCAGATGAAGCGGCCAGGCAAGCAGATGCCGCCGAAACCGCCGCAAGCAACGCCAGGTCGGAAGCGGACGCAGCAAGCCAGGCGGCAGCGGACGCCGATGCGGCAGCCACTCGTGCCGAGGCAGCAGCCAAGCGTGCCCGCTCCGACGCGGATGGCGCCCAGGCCGCCAAGCTCGTAGCCGATGCCGCTGTGACTACCGCGACCAGCGCCGAGGCCGATGCCGTCGCAGCGTCGCAACACGCTTCCGCCGAGGCCAGCGCGGCAGTCGCTCTCGCCGATGACGCCGAAGAGAAGGCGAAGACCGCTAAGTCGGAAGCCGACGCAGCGAGCAAGGAAGTCCCCAAGGCTGTCGAGGCGGCAGCCAAAGCAGCCGGCTTCGCCCACGTCACCGCGCAGGCCGCCGAGGACGCCGGCAACGCGGCTGCTCAGGTTGCCAAGCCCGCCAACGACGCCATCCAGCTCGGCTCTCCCTACGTGACCACCGACTCGGCAGCCGGCCTTGTGGTCCTCACCGGTCAGGCGTCCAAGACGATCGCCGAGCAGCAAAAGGCCGTCGCCGACGCCCACGCCAAAAACGCCAAGGAAGAGGCCGCCGCGGCTCAAGCCCTCGCCGACCAGGCCCAGGCCGACACCAAGGAGGCCTACCAGCACGCTGCCAACGCCGCCCGCTACGCCGCCGACGCCCGCGGCTACGCCACCGAAGCCCTCGGCTACGCCTCCGACGCCGCGACCGCGGCGTCCAAAGCTGCCAACTCACTGGCCCGCACCGTCGAATACGACCGCCAGGCGACGGAAGACGCGGCAGCCGCCAACACCGCTGCTGGCACCGCCGAGAGCTATGCCAAGGAAGCCCGCACCGCAGCCGATCAAGCCGCACTCGACGCCACTGCCGCCCATGCGGCAGCGGACAAGGCCACCCAGGACGCCAAGGACGCACGCGCCGCAGCCGACCGCGCCAACACCGCGGCAACCCAAGCCGAACAGGCGGCGAAGGATGCCGACAAGTTCGCCAAGGAAGCCCAGGACGCCGCCGACCATACTTCCCAGACGAACGCCAATAAGGAAGTAGCCCAGGGATCTGGAACTGGAATCCCAGGCGTGTTCGCTGTCCCGGATGAGTCGACGGTGAAAATCGTCAGCTCCAGGCAGATCGGTAAGTGTCCAGGCATGCCGGAAGCGGCATTCCAGGGCTGCGATGCGACGTATGACCTGGTCGTCACCTATCAGGCCGACGTCTATGTGTGCACCGATGCTCAGGCCCAAGCCACGCCCAGTGGGTGCCCGAAAACTGCGTGGGAGTTCATCCAGCGAGCGACACTTGAGAACGTCAGGATCGACGGCTGGACACACCACTTCTCCGGCAAGGACATCGTCCGTGCCGGATGGCAGAACATCTTTGGGGACGTACCCGGAGCGGTCCTCTTCTCTTTCTTCGCCGAAGACTTGATGGACTGCTGGCACGGCAGTGCGAAAGCGTGCGCTCTGAGCATCGCCATATGGGTCCCCCTTGATGGCGCTCTCGCCCCGCTTGCCCGTGCCATTACGGCCGTCGACGCATCCATCAAGACCGGCATAGGTTTCACGGACGCATGGCGGGCCCTTCGATCTCTCCCGCTGTCCGAAGAGGCCCTGGCCGGACTTACGAGCAAATCTTTCAAGAATTTGCGAGAGTTCTGCACGAAGGGGAAGGTGCCCACCGCTAAAGGCCTCCTCCGGACGAGCGCGAAGATCGCCCAGGCCGGTGACTCCCCGTGCACGGAATACGCAAACGATTACGGAACCGGGTCCCATGGAATCATGGGTAACATCAACGGAAAGGGTGTCATCGATCTCATCGTTCTCGCCGAAGAGGGGAAGACGCCGGGCGGCGCCGCGATGATCGATGAACTCATGGGGAAAATCGACTACAGCGGAGCAGAAGGAATGGGCGGAACCTGGCTGGGCGGCGGCGAGATGAAGGATAATTTGGACAGCTTCAATGCTGGCATTCAGAGCCTCATGTTGACCCCTGAGGAAGCAGCGCGACGGACTTTCACAGGTAAGATGGCTTCGAAATATGGATTCAACGGGAGAGTCGAATTCATCAAACTCGAAGGTACTCCTGGGGAGTACACCAAGGTTGAGGTGGTGTTTCACCGATGA
- a CDS encoding ParB N-terminal domain-containing protein, protein MPRGRRQVLDRAHAHRGAPAGLVRPAEFSTWVGARRYHERHGRYRRVLEKLRASIPKDGIREPLLLGVRAADRLVYVFEGHHRAATALELGVQSFPFRWFWDPDVQAVEHEPYSHHTLGPDGQAWLCHQEARS, encoded by the coding sequence GTGCCGCGCGGTCGACGGCAAGTCTTGGACCGGGCGCATGCGCACCGCGGCGCTCCGGCGGGGCTGGTCCGGCCTGCCGAGTTCTCCACGTGGGTCGGTGCTCGCCGGTATCACGAGCGGCACGGCCGGTACCGCCGAGTGCTCGAGAAACTGCGGGCCTCGATCCCCAAGGACGGGATCCGGGAACCGCTCCTGCTGGGCGTCCGCGCAGCCGACCGGCTCGTCTACGTCTTCGAGGGACACCACCGGGCTGCCACCGCCCTCGAACTGGGCGTGCAATCCTTCCCCTTCCGGTGGTTCTGGGACCCGGACGTCCAGGCCGTCGAGCACGAGCCGTACTCGCACCACACGCTGGGGCCGGACGGGCAGGCGTGGCTGTGCCACCAGGAGGCGCGCTCATGA
- a CDS encoding response regulator: MSGVLVVDDQHLIRTGIATLLGTRQDELGPIHEAADGQAAIAAVTAEQPGLVLMDIRMPGLNGIDAARTILRLPVAEPPRVVILTTYDQDALLYAALRAGCSGFLLKDMPPGQLLSAVIALSQSDVLVAPARLRTLVEYHAVPEAPSVPGPLSQPQPQPPERLPAQLTQRELQVLQFVAQGLDNEDIAQRICVSVGTVKSHVHRMMTKLELRSRAQAVVFAYEHGIATARASGTSGMRPATAF, translated from the coding sequence ATGTCAGGTGTTCTGGTAGTCGACGACCAGCACCTCATACGTACCGGCATCGCCACACTCCTTGGCACCCGGCAGGACGAACTCGGCCCCATTCACGAGGCGGCCGACGGGCAGGCGGCGATCGCCGCGGTGACCGCGGAGCAGCCCGGCCTCGTCCTGATGGACATCCGCATGCCCGGCCTCAACGGGATAGACGCCGCCAGAACCATTCTGCGGCTTCCCGTGGCCGAGCCTCCGCGCGTGGTCATTCTGACCACCTACGACCAGGACGCCTTGCTCTACGCCGCCTTACGCGCGGGATGCAGCGGATTCCTCCTCAAGGACATGCCGCCGGGGCAACTGCTGAGCGCCGTCATCGCCCTGTCCCAGTCCGACGTGCTCGTCGCACCCGCTCGGCTGCGCACGCTTGTTGAGTACCACGCCGTTCCCGAGGCCCCTTCAGTGCCGGGGCCGCTGTCGCAGCCGCAGCCGCAGCCGCCCGAGCGGCTTCCCGCCCAGCTCACGCAGAGGGAACTACAGGTTCTCCAGTTCGTCGCTCAGGGATTGGACAACGAGGACATCGCCCAGCGCATCTGCGTCTCGGTGGGAACCGTGAAATCCCATGTACACCGCATGATGACCAAGCTGGAATTGCGCAGCCGCGCGCAGGCCGTGGTGTTCGCCTACGAGCACGGAATCGCCACCGCCCGTGCCTCAGGCACCTCAGGAATGCGCCCGGCAACGGCCTTCTGA